Proteins from a single region of Salvelinus sp. IW2-2015 linkage group LG4p, ASM291031v2, whole genome shotgun sequence:
- the LOC111959483 gene encoding arfaptin-2 isoform X2 codes for MADSFMGKAATMEIPINSNGETLAEDDSLEQDLQQVMVSGPNLNETSVVSGGYGGPAGGIIPTSSIKGPAIRFNPQYVDRRSPPVPGAESQPTDLRMESRGQGVGLVSSQSAARMITNQNQTDQPFTGSGMHHSNSNQNMSVEEANRGVAVEKLDSVKKWGINTYKCTKQMFSERFGRGSRTVDLELEAQIEVLRDTKRKYESVLRLTTALTSHFYNMVQTQQALGDTFADLSQKSPELRDEFGYNAETQKLLCRNGEALLGAINFFVSSINTLVNKTMEDTLMTIKLYEAARLEFDAYRADLEELSLGPRDAATMVRIEVSQQQYQVQRDKYERLRSDVTIKLKFLEENKVKVMHKQLLLFHNAISAYFAGNQQQLEQTLRQFNVKLKPPGSDKPSWLEES; via the exons ATGGCAGACAGTTTTATGGGCAAGGCAGCTACCATGGAGATTCCTATCAACAGCAATGGAGAGACCCTGGCCGAGGATGACAGTTTGGAGCAG GACCTGCAGCAGGTGATGGTGTCTGGTCCCAACCTGAATGAGACCAGCGTCGTGTCTGGAGGCTACGGAGGACCTGCAGGGGGCATCATACCCACCTCCTCCATCAAAG GCCCTGCTATCCGTTTCAACCCTCAGTATGTGGACAGGAGAAGCCCCCCTGTCCCTGGAGCCGAATCTCAGCCCACAG ACCTGCGAATGGAGTCCAGGGGACAGGGTGTAGGTCTGGTCTCCAGCCAGTCAGCAGCCAGAATGATAACCAACCAGAACCAGACCGACCAGCCGTTCACAG GGTCGGGGATGCACCACAGTAACAGCAACCAGAACATGTCAGTSGAGGAGGCTAACCGTGGTGTGGCTGTGGAGAAACTAGACAGCGTTAAGAAGTGGGGCATCAACACCTACAAG tGTACCAAGCAGATGTTCTCGGAGCGGTTCGGCCGTGGTTCTCGGACGGTGGACCTGGAGCTGGAGGCCCAGATAGARGTGCTCAGGGACACCAAGAGGAAGTACGAGTCTGTCCTGAGACTGACCACCGCCCTGACCAGCCACTTCTACAACATGGTCCAGACCCAGCAGGCCTTGGGGGACACCTTCGCAGACCTCAGCCAGAAATCACCTGAACTTCGG gatGAGTTTGGCTACAATGCGGAGACCCAGAAGTTGTTGTGTAGGAACGGGGAGGCTTTGCTTGGTGCCATCAACTTCTTTGTGTCCAGCATCAATACACTGGTCAACAAGACCATGGAGGACACACTGATGACCATCAAACTGTACGAGGCTGCAAG gCTGGAGTTTGATGCGTACAGGGCCGACCTGGAGGAGTTGAGTCTGGGTCctcgtgatgctgccaccatggtGCGTATAGAGGTGTCCCAGCAGCAGTACCAGGTGCAGAGAGACAAGTACGAACGGCTGCGCTCAGACGTCACCATCAAACTCAAGTTCCTGGAGGAGAACAAG gtgaaggTGATGCACAAGCAGCTGCTCCTCTTCCATAATGCTATCTCAGCCTACTTCGCTGGGAACCAGCAGCAGTTGGAACAGACACTGAGACAGTTCAACGTCAAGTTAAAGCCCCCAGGGTCAGACAAGCCCTCCTGGCTGGAGGAGAGCTAG
- the LOC111959483 gene encoding arfaptin-2 isoform X1: protein MADSFMGKAATMEIPINSNGETLAEDDSLEQAAKIQWTLDEKDLQQVMVSGPNLNETSVVSGGYGGPAGGIIPTSSIKGPAIRFNPQYVDRRSPPVPGAESQPTDLRMESRGQGVGLVSSQSAARMITNQNQTDQPFTGSGMHHSNSNQNMSVEEANRGVAVEKLDSVKKWGINTYKCTKQMFSERFGRGSRTVDLELEAQIEVLRDTKRKYESVLRLTTALTSHFYNMVQTQQALGDTFADLSQKSPELRDEFGYNAETQKLLCRNGEALLGAINFFVSSINTLVNKTMEDTLMTIKLYEAARLEFDAYRADLEELSLGPRDAATMVRIEVSQQQYQVQRDKYERLRSDVTIKLKFLEENKVKVMHKQLLLFHNAISAYFAGNQQQLEQTLRQFNVKLKPPGSDKPSWLEES from the exons ATGGCAGACAGTTTTATGGGCAAGGCAGCTACCATGGAGATTCCTATCAACAGCAATGGAGAGACCCTGGCCGAGGATGACAGTTTGGAGCAG GCTGCAAAGATTCAGTGGACCTTAGATGAGAAG GACCTGCAGCAGGTGATGGTGTCTGGTCCCAACCTGAATGAGACCAGCGTCGTGTCTGGAGGCTACGGAGGACCTGCAGGGGGCATCATACCCACCTCCTCCATCAAAG GCCCTGCTATCCGTTTCAACCCTCAGTATGTGGACAGGAGAAGCCCCCCTGTCCCTGGAGCCGAATCTCAGCCCACAG ACCTGCGAATGGAGTCCAGGGGACAGGGTGTAGGTCTGGTCTCCAGCCAGTCAGCAGCCAGAATGATAACCAACCAGAACCAGACCGACCAGCCGTTCACAG GGTCGGGGATGCACCACAGTAACAGCAACCAGAACATGTCAGTSGAGGAGGCTAACCGTGGTGTGGCTGTGGAGAAACTAGACAGCGTTAAGAAGTGGGGCATCAACACCTACAAG tGTACCAAGCAGATGTTCTCGGAGCGGTTCGGCCGTGGTTCTCGGACGGTGGACCTGGAGCTGGAGGCCCAGATAGARGTGCTCAGGGACACCAAGAGGAAGTACGAGTCTGTCCTGAGACTGACCACCGCCCTGACCAGCCACTTCTACAACATGGTCCAGACCCAGCAGGCCTTGGGGGACACCTTCGCAGACCTCAGCCAGAAATCACCTGAACTTCGG gatGAGTTTGGCTACAATGCGGAGACCCAGAAGTTGTTGTGTAGGAACGGGGAGGCTTTGCTTGGTGCCATCAACTTCTTTGTGTCCAGCATCAATACACTGGTCAACAAGACCATGGAGGACACACTGATGACCATCAAACTGTACGAGGCTGCAAG gCTGGAGTTTGATGCGTACAGGGCCGACCTGGAGGAGTTGAGTCTGGGTCctcgtgatgctgccaccatggtGCGTATAGAGGTGTCCCAGCAGCAGTACCAGGTGCAGAGAGACAAGTACGAACGGCTGCGCTCAGACGTCACCATCAAACTCAAGTTCCTGGAGGAGAACAAG gtgaaggTGATGCACAAGCAGCTGCTCCTCTTCCATAATGCTATCTCAGCCTACTTCGCTGGGAACCAGCAGCAGTTGGAACAGACACTGAGACAGTTCAACGTCAAGTTAAAGCCCCCAGGGTCAGACAAGCCCTCCTGGCTGGAGGAGAGCTAG
- the LOC111959483 gene encoding arfaptin-2 isoform X3 has protein sequence MADSFMGKAATMEIPINSNGETLAEDDSLEQAAKIQWTLDEKDLQQVMVSGPNLNETSVVSGGYGGPAGGIIPTSSIKDLRMESRGQGVGLVSSQSAARMITNQNQTDQPFTGSGMHHSNSNQNMSVEEANRGVAVEKLDSVKKWGINTYKCTKQMFSERFGRGSRTVDLELEAQIEVLRDTKRKYESVLRLTTALTSHFYNMVQTQQALGDTFADLSQKSPELRDEFGYNAETQKLLCRNGEALLGAINFFVSSINTLVNKTMEDTLMTIKLYEAARLEFDAYRADLEELSLGPRDAATMVRIEVSQQQYQVQRDKYERLRSDVTIKLKFLEENKVKVMHKQLLLFHNAISAYFAGNQQQLEQTLRQFNVKLKPPGSDKPSWLEES, from the exons ATGGCAGACAGTTTTATGGGCAAGGCAGCTACCATGGAGATTCCTATCAACAGCAATGGAGAGACCCTGGCCGAGGATGACAGTTTGGAGCAG GCTGCAAAGATTCAGTGGACCTTAGATGAGAAG GACCTGCAGCAGGTGATGGTGTCTGGTCCCAACCTGAATGAGACCAGCGTCGTGTCTGGAGGCTACGGAGGACCTGCAGGGGGCATCATACCCACCTCCTCCATCAAAG ACCTGCGAATGGAGTCCAGGGGACAGGGTGTAGGTCTGGTCTCCAGCCAGTCAGCAGCCAGAATGATAACCAACCAGAACCAGACCGACCAGCCGTTCACAG GGTCGGGGATGCACCACAGTAACAGCAACCAGAACATGTCAGTSGAGGAGGCTAACCGTGGTGTGGCTGTGGAGAAACTAGACAGCGTTAAGAAGTGGGGCATCAACACCTACAAG tGTACCAAGCAGATGTTCTCGGAGCGGTTCGGCCGTGGTTCTCGGACGGTGGACCTGGAGCTGGAGGCCCAGATAGARGTGCTCAGGGACACCAAGAGGAAGTACGAGTCTGTCCTGAGACTGACCACCGCCCTGACCAGCCACTTCTACAACATGGTCCAGACCCAGCAGGCCTTGGGGGACACCTTCGCAGACCTCAGCCAGAAATCACCTGAACTTCGG gatGAGTTTGGCTACAATGCGGAGACCCAGAAGTTGTTGTGTAGGAACGGGGAGGCTTTGCTTGGTGCCATCAACTTCTTTGTGTCCAGCATCAATACACTGGTCAACAAGACCATGGAGGACACACTGATGACCATCAAACTGTACGAGGCTGCAAG gCTGGAGTTTGATGCGTACAGGGCCGACCTGGAGGAGTTGAGTCTGGGTCctcgtgatgctgccaccatggtGCGTATAGAGGTGTCCCAGCAGCAGTACCAGGTGCAGAGAGACAAGTACGAACGGCTGCGCTCAGACGTCACCATCAAACTCAAGTTCCTGGAGGAGAACAAG gtgaaggTGATGCACAAGCAGCTGCTCCTCTTCCATAATGCTATCTCAGCCTACTTCGCTGGGAACCAGCAGCAGTTGGAACAGACACTGAGACAGTTCAACGTCAAGTTAAAGCCCCCAGGGTCAGACAAGCCCTCCTGGCTGGAGGAGAGCTAG
- the LOC111959483 gene encoding arfaptin-2 isoform X5 translates to MADSFMGKAATMEIPINSNGETLAEDDSLEQAAKIQWTLDEKDLQQVMVSGPNLNETSVVSGGYGGPAGGIIPTSSIKGSGMHHSNSNQNMSVEEANRGVAVEKLDSVKKWGINTYKCTKQMFSERFGRGSRTVDLELEAQIEVLRDTKRKYESVLRLTTALTSHFYNMVQTQQALGDTFADLSQKSPELRDEFGYNAETQKLLCRNGEALLGAINFFVSSINTLVNKTMEDTLMTIKLYEAARLEFDAYRADLEELSLGPRDAATMVRIEVSQQQYQVQRDKYERLRSDVTIKLKFLEENKVKVMHKQLLLFHNAISAYFAGNQQQLEQTLRQFNVKLKPPGSDKPSWLEES, encoded by the exons ATGGCAGACAGTTTTATGGGCAAGGCAGCTACCATGGAGATTCCTATCAACAGCAATGGAGAGACCCTGGCCGAGGATGACAGTTTGGAGCAG GCTGCAAAGATTCAGTGGACCTTAGATGAGAAG GACCTGCAGCAGGTGATGGTGTCTGGTCCCAACCTGAATGAGACCAGCGTCGTGTCTGGAGGCTACGGAGGACCTGCAGGGGGCATCATACCCACCTCCTCCATCAAAG GGTCGGGGATGCACCACAGTAACAGCAACCAGAACATGTCAGTSGAGGAGGCTAACCGTGGTGTGGCTGTGGAGAAACTAGACAGCGTTAAGAAGTGGGGCATCAACACCTACAAG tGTACCAAGCAGATGTTCTCGGAGCGGTTCGGCCGTGGTTCTCGGACGGTGGACCTGGAGCTGGAGGCCCAGATAGARGTGCTCAGGGACACCAAGAGGAAGTACGAGTCTGTCCTGAGACTGACCACCGCCCTGACCAGCCACTTCTACAACATGGTCCAGACCCAGCAGGCCTTGGGGGACACCTTCGCAGACCTCAGCCAGAAATCACCTGAACTTCGG gatGAGTTTGGCTACAATGCGGAGACCCAGAAGTTGTTGTGTAGGAACGGGGAGGCTTTGCTTGGTGCCATCAACTTCTTTGTGTCCAGCATCAATACACTGGTCAACAAGACCATGGAGGACACACTGATGACCATCAAACTGTACGAGGCTGCAAG gCTGGAGTTTGATGCGTACAGGGCCGACCTGGAGGAGTTGAGTCTGGGTCctcgtgatgctgccaccatggtGCGTATAGAGGTGTCCCAGCAGCAGTACCAGGTGCAGAGAGACAAGTACGAACGGCTGCGCTCAGACGTCACCATCAAACTCAAGTTCCTGGAGGAGAACAAG gtgaaggTGATGCACAAGCAGCTGCTCCTCTTCCATAATGCTATCTCAGCCTACTTCGCTGGGAACCAGCAGCAGTTGGAACAGACACTGAGACAGTTCAACGTCAAGTTAAAGCCCCCAGGGTCAGACAAGCCCTCCTGGCTGGAGGAGAGCTAG
- the LOC111959483 gene encoding arfaptin-2 isoform X4: MADSFMGKAATMEIPINSNGETLAEDDSLEQAAKIQWTLDEKDLQQVMVSGPNLNETSVVSGGYGGPAGGIIPTSSIKGPAIRFNPQYVDRRSPPVPGAESQPTDLRMESRGQGVGLVSSQSAARMITNQNQTDQPFTGSGMHHSNSNQNMSVEEANRGVAVEKLDSVKKWGINTYKCTKQMFSERFGRGSRTVDLELEAQIEVLRDTKRKYESVLRLTTALTSHFYNMVQTQQALGDTFADLSQKSPELRDEFGYNAETQKLLCRNGEALLGAINFFVSSINTLVNKTMEDTLMTIKLYEAARLEFDVFHADLAEVKLCLSVQGCYTGVLLTWVVYCVYRDIWKKPQEGFSILSKLLLSFSIDLNISSYFLS, from the exons ATGGCAGACAGTTTTATGGGCAAGGCAGCTACCATGGAGATTCCTATCAACAGCAATGGAGAGACCCTGGCCGAGGATGACAGTTTGGAGCAG GCTGCAAAGATTCAGTGGACCTTAGATGAGAAG GACCTGCAGCAGGTGATGGTGTCTGGTCCCAACCTGAATGAGACCAGCGTCGTGTCTGGAGGCTACGGAGGACCTGCAGGGGGCATCATACCCACCTCCTCCATCAAAG GCCCTGCTATCCGTTTCAACCCTCAGTATGTGGACAGGAGAAGCCCCCCTGTCCCTGGAGCCGAATCTCAGCCCACAG ACCTGCGAATGGAGTCCAGGGGACAGGGTGTAGGTCTGGTCTCCAGCCAGTCAGCAGCCAGAATGATAACCAACCAGAACCAGACCGACCAGCCGTTCACAG GGTCGGGGATGCACCACAGTAACAGCAACCAGAACATGTCAGTSGAGGAGGCTAACCGTGGTGTGGCTGTGGAGAAACTAGACAGCGTTAAGAAGTGGGGCATCAACACCTACAAG tGTACCAAGCAGATGTTCTCGGAGCGGTTCGGCCGTGGTTCTCGGACGGTGGACCTGGAGCTGGAGGCCCAGATAGARGTGCTCAGGGACACCAAGAGGAAGTACGAGTCTGTCCTGAGACTGACCACCGCCCTGACCAGCCACTTCTACAACATGGTCCAGACCCAGCAGGCCTTGGGGGACACCTTCGCAGACCTCAGCCAGAAATCACCTGAACTTCGG gatGAGTTTGGCTACAATGCGGAGACCCAGAAGTTGTTGTGTAGGAACGGGGAGGCTTTGCTTGGTGCCATCAACTTCTTTGTGTCCAGCATCAATACACTGGTCAACAAGACCATGGAGGACACACTGATGACCATCAAACTGTACGAGGCTGCAAG GCTGGAGTTTGATGTGTTCCATGCAGACCTGGCAGAGGTGAAACTGTGTTTGAGTGTTCAAGGGTGTTATACGGGTGTTTTATTGACTTGGGTGGTATACTGTGTATACCGGgatatttggaaaaagccacaggaAGGTTTTTCAATACTGTCAAAACTTCTTTTAAGTTTTTCAATAGATTTGAATATTTCAAGCTACTTTTTAagttaa